In a single window of the Scyliorhinus torazame isolate Kashiwa2021f chromosome 2, sScyTor2.1, whole genome shotgun sequence genome:
- the vrtn gene encoding vertnin: MPQRTELIEALRCKLQEATECAEFDFLRAVTVNVDKLLSSLPVPLVSRRTFSAETEVDAKARALYPEDAPAGMVPVACKGEGNHLFEAASMLLMGDSSLSMELQLRTMVEMLLHKQYYLKGMIDSKVMLQAARYSLCTEESAEKMNLPMDILEAIFDADVKATCFPGTFTNMWHVYALASVLQSNVYSIYPMSNLKIRPYFNRLIRPRTRSPVMDLQTLHIMWAGEQISQAVFKPQYFAPVVPVQDLRCQGLDGTESLLPLKTLELLNTDPDISYSVLREKYSITKSTFYRWKKQSHEHRRKAATRYEAKHFLQESFAVGNFLPLQQFRSRFPEISRSTYYAWKHEMLMAGNGTAVHQPAGEQEFDLSGPLRCDSWSPLSGGTENQGPDLSKVAGGSGGPKPFNGPRSPSKQHAKDFLRECVLLNMCPPYKSFRKTYPWISRSSYYNWRREAMNRAGPKTHTAASGFSNATAVSPEVGAPDTVPDSVGQLAPSGRTRNSSWGPDGFLRIKTTCPNSDLQKVKLEEAKRRAQKWQIPLSTFRVRYPSIPTSTFLRWKGSAAPTRPRVKVRKLRQEAVPVKPKDSAQWAEAQLDRAPLTSLDCTTPRELITRPLVVDTLHGVSPKAKAKLFLQRRYVSKNFPTFREFSSYFPLTPRSTYYMWKRALTNGMMLMDC; this comes from the coding sequence ATGCCTCAAAGGACTGAGCTAATAGAAGCCCTACGCTGTAAACTGCAGGAAGCCACTGAATGTGCAGAGTTTGACTTCCTCCGAGCCGTGACAGTCAATGTGGATAAGCTGCTGTCGAGCCTGCCCGTACCCCTGGTCTCCAGGAGAACCTTCTCCGCAGAAACTGAAGTGGATGCCAAGGCCCGGGCTCTCTACCCCGAAGATGCTCCGGCGGGCATGGTCCCGGTGGCCTGCAAGGGTGAGGGGAACCACCTGTTCGAGGCAGCCAGCATGCTGCTGATGGGGGACTCCAGCCTCAGCATGGAGCTGCAGCTGAGGACGATGGTGGAGATGCTCCTCCACAAGCAGTACTACCTGAAGGGCATGATTGACTCCAAGGTCATGCTGCAGGCCGCCAGATACTCCCTGTGCACCGAGGAGTCGGCCGAGAAGATGAACCTGCCCATGGACATCCTGGAAGCCATCTTTGATGCGGACGTCAAGGCGACCTGCTTCCCGGGCACCTTCACCAACATGTGGCATGTCTACGCCCTGGCATCGGTGTTACAGAGTAACGTCTACTCCATTTATCCCATGAGCAATCTGAAGATCCGTCCGTATTTCAACCGCCTGATTCGACCCAGAACCCGCTCGCCAGTGATggacctgcagactctgcacatcatGTGGGCTGGGGAGCAGATATCCCAGGCCGTCTTCAAGCCCCAGTATTTTGCGCCGGTTGTTCCTGTCCAAGACCTCCGATGCCAAGGGTTAGATGGAACCGAGTCCCTCCTGCCTCTGAAGACCCTGGAACTCCTGAACACGGACCCGGACATCTCCTACTCTGTGCTCCGAGAGAAGTACAGCATCACCAAGAGTACTTTCTATCGCTGGAAAAAGCAGTCCCACGAGCATCGGCGGAAAGCAGCCACGCGATACGAGGCCAAGCACTTCCTGCAGGAATCCTTCGCTGTTGGCAACTTTCTGCCCTTACAACAGTTTCGAAGCCGCTTCCCCGAGATCTCCCGTTCCACGTACTATGCCTGGAAACACGAGATGCTGATGGCGGGCAATGGGACGGCTGTGCACCAACCCGCAGGGGAGCAGGAGTTCGACCTGAGTGGACCACTGAGATGTGACAGCTGGTCCCCGCTGTCCGGGGGCACCGAGAACCAAGGCCCAGACCTTTCTAAAGTGGCCGGTGGCAGCGGCGGGCCCAAGCCTTTCAATGGGCCGCGGTCACCATCAAAGCAACATGCCAAAGACTTCCTCAGGGAATGTGTCCTCCTCAACATGTGCCCACCCTACAAAAGCTTCAGGAAAACCTACCCCTGGATTTCCCGATCCAGCTATTACAACTGGAGGAGAGAAGCAATGAACAGGGCCGGGCCGAAAACCCACACGGCTGCTTCTGGTTTCAGCAACGCGACGGCGGTTAGTCCTGAGGTTGGTGCGCCCGATACCGTCCCTGATTCAGTCGGCCAGCTTGCACCCAGTGGCAGGACAAGAAATAGCTCGTGGGGCCCAGATGGCTTCCTCCGCATTAAGACCACCTGCCCCAACTCCGACTTGCAGAAGGTGAAACTAGAGGAAGCCAAGAGGCGAGCGCAGAAATGGCAGATTCCCTTGTCCACCTTCCGCGTGAGGTACCCATCCATCCCCACCTCAACCTTCCTGCGGTGGAAAGGTTCAGCTGCACCCACGAGGCCGAGGGTGAAGGTGAGGAAGCTCCGGCAAGAGGCGGTCCCGGTCAAACCCAAAGACAGTGCACAATGGGCAGAGGCGCAATTGGACAGGGCACCCTTGACATCATTGGACTGTACAACCCCCAGGGAGCTGATCACGCGGCCGCTGGTTGTAGACACTTTACACGGAGTGTCCCCCAAAGCCAAGGCCAAGCTTTTCCTTCAACGCCGTTACGTGTCGAAGAACTTTCCGACGTTCCGAGAGTTCAGCAGTTACTTCCCCCTGACGCCCCGTTCGACATATTACATGTGGAAGAGGGCGCTGACCAACGGGATGATGCTCATGGATTGCTAA